One window from the genome of Saimiri boliviensis isolate mSaiBol1 chromosome 2, mSaiBol1.pri, whole genome shotgun sequence encodes:
- the PIERCE2 gene encoding piercer of microtubule wall 2 protein, with amino-acid sequence MTDHDWDKKSTSHSNSDTEMKSEQLPPCVNPGNPVFSCMLDPKTLQTATSLSKPQMIMYKTNSSHYGEFLPIPQFFPCNYTPKEQVFSSCIRATGFYQNNTLNTAPDRTRTLDFPNFQHTL; translated from the exons ATGACAGACCACGACTGG GATAAGAAAAGTACTTCACATTCAAATTCAGACACAGAAATGAAATCTGAACAACTGCCTCCTTGTGTGAACCCTGGCAATCCTGTGTTTTCATGTATGTTGGATCCAAAGACACTCCAGACAGCCACCTCACTATCAAAACCTCAGATGATTATGTACAAAACCAATTCAAGTCATTATGGTGAATTTCTACCTATCCCACAGTTTTTCCCCTGCAATTATACTCCAAAGGAGCAAGTATTTTCAAGCTGTATCAGAGCaactggattttatcaaaataacACTCTAAATACTGCACCTGACAGAACCAGAACCCTTGATTTTCCTAATTTTCAACACACTCtatga